A window of the Henckelia pumila isolate YLH828 chromosome 3, ASM3356847v2, whole genome shotgun sequence genome harbors these coding sequences:
- the LOC140890550 gene encoding uncharacterized protein, whose amino-acid sequence MPRQGHRAAIMEGGLMPTKIRKRGCSSSSSTSSRIRSHRLNKRAILVGKNRAGLSIGHGGSRSTTPVPVWRTTPLRSAIESPMCSQSAKSAQPVSARRLAATLWGMNDIHSPKMSERNVEMIKQHWKMDGVKTVSKREKMQPGWGLHLGSRYLPPHLSDPSHSPTISEKMDRSGMGSHQRRSPSVSQRLRSAYQNVGALDSFSTASFMEIETRSRAPTSSGSVSGNRNRLKDASNALTTSKELLKIINRIWARADPPSSSMSLISALNAELERARLQVNQFIQEYRSDKREINHLIKCFAEEKASWKSKEQQVVDAAVETISGELEIERKLRRRLESLNKKLGKELADIKVSFLKAAKELESEKRAREITKQVCDELTRNIDERAEVEMLKRDSVKSFESKYQFEEKNSAIKKLRKQLEGFLGTKRDKEVENGPYLSKAKAGSHQNEQEERNGVVEDLTESKEDSGDSDLHSIELNPDKNNNNKGYKWARASAVDRESRKLVVNNEIMIRNSVSGHVAWRSGSIQRSVSDCVESAIQDASSPYLGEGVDRARYLLERQAQNRSHLDDTFRHKSSMGLKDHALSTYKLPLARDYHSLSEQNEQSWSSLDPYTTIQEKSRAIQMTSSKSRVADTRGESQSTRRSKW is encoded by the exons ATGCCGAGGCAAGGGCATAGAGCTGCAATAATGGAGGGGGGGCTAATGCCCACCAAGATCCGGAAAAGGGGATGCTCATCCTCTTCATCTACATCTTCAAGAATTCGTAGCCACAGATTGAATAAGCGTGCCATTTTGGTAGGCAAGAATCGAGCCGGGCTCAGTATCGGCCATGGAGGATCCAGATCCACCACGCCGGTACCCGTGTGGAGAACTACCCCTTTAAGGAGCGCCATTGAGTCTCCCATGTGTTCTCAGAGTGCAAAGTCCGCCCAGCCTGTATCAGCAAGAAGGCTTGCTGCCACCCTGTGGGGAATGAATGATATTCATTCCCCGAAAATGAGTGAGCGTAATGTGGAGATGATAAAGCAGCACTGGAAGATGGATGGTGTAAAGACGGTTTCTAAGAGGGAAAAAATGCAACCTGGATGGGGATTGCACTTGGGATCACGATATTTGCCACCACATTTGTCAGATCCATCACATAGCCCGACTATTTCGGAG AAAATGGATCGATCTGGAATGGGTAGTCATCAGAGAAGGAGCCCTTCAGTTTCTCAAAGGCTTAGGTCCGCATACCAAAATGTGGGAGCTCTTGATTCTTTTAGCACTGCCAGTTTCATggag ATAGAGACTCGATCCCGAGCCCCGACTTCAAGTGGATCAGTTAGTGGTAATAGGAACCGTTTGAAGGACGCAAGTAATGCTCTGACCACTTCTAAAGAGCTCTTAAAAATCATCAACCGAATCTGGGCTCGTGCAGATCCACCTTCATCTAGCATGTCTCTAATCTCAGCCCTCAATGCTGAGCTTGAGAGAGCTCGTCTTCAAGTTAATCAGTTTATCCAAGAATATCGCTCTGATAAAAGAGAGATAAACCATCTCATTAAGTGTTTTGCTGAAGAAAAGGCATCATGGAAAAGTAAAGAACAGCAAGTTGTGGATGCTGCGGTTGAGACTATTTCTGGTGAACTAGAGATAGAGCGAAAATTAAGGAGGCGACTCGAGAGCTTGAATAAAAAACTTGGGAAAGAATTAGCTGATATTAAGGTGTCATTCTTGAAGGCAGCTAAAGAGTTGGAAAGTGAGAAACGAGCTAGAGAAATTACCAAACAAGTGTGTGATGAATTAACTCGGAATATTGATGagagggctgaagtagaaatgCTAAAACGGGATTCTGttaaatcatttgagtctaAGTATCAATTCGAGGAGAAAAATTCTGCAATTAAGAAGTTAAGGAAACAATTGGAAGGTTTCCTTGGAACAAAACGAGACAAAGAAGTTGAGAATGGGCCGTATTTGAGTAAGGCTAAAGCTGGTTCTCATCAAAATGAGCAAGAAGAAAGAAATGGAGTAGTAGAAGATCTCACAGAGAGTAAAGAAGACTCAGGGGACAGTGATCTTCATTCTATTGAATTGAACCCGGATaagaataacaataataaagGGTACAAGTGGGCTCGTGCCTCTGCTGTTGACCGTGAGTCTAGGAAATTGGTGGTTAACAATGAAATCATGATTCGAAACTCTGTCTCCGGGCATGTTGCTTGGAGGAGTGGTTCTATTCAAAGGAGTGTGTCGGATTGTGTTGAATCTGCCATCCAAGATGCGAGTAGTCCATACCTGGGTGAAGGTGTAGACAGGGCAAGATATCTACTCGAGAGACAAGCTCAAAATAGAAGCCATCTTGACGATACTTTTAGACACAAATCGAGCATGGGTCTCAAAGATCACGCACTATCAACTTATAAGTTACCACTGGCCAGAGACTATCACAGTCTATCCGAGCAAAATGAGCAATCATGGTCTTCGCTGGATCCTTACACTACGATTCAGGAAAAATCACGTGCCATTCAAATGACCAGTTCAAAATCCAGAGTGGCAGATACCAGAGGGGAAAGCCAGAGTACTAGAAGATCGAAATGGTAA
- the LOC140889096 gene encoding uncharacterized mitochondrial protein AtMg00860-like codes for MPFGLTNTPATFQSAMNGVLRPFFRKFVLFFFDDILIYSRHLEDHMSHLRAVLAYLKARQFYAKLNKCSFAQPVVYYLGHKIDAQGLSPEPTKIEAVQSWPNPQTLKELRGFLGLTGYYRKFDKNYADIAAPLTSFLQKDKFVWSSSAERAFKALKQTMTSLPILALPNFALPFSIHTDASGLAIGASNKVADALSRRPGEEGTNELIMI; via the exons ATGCCCTTTGGGTTAACAAATACTCCGGCCACGTTCCAAAGTGCAATGAACGGGGTCCTTCGACCATTCTTTCGGAAGTTTGTGTTGTTCTTCTTTGATGATATATTAATCTACAGTCGGCATTTGGAAGATCACATGAGTCATTTGCGGGCTGTCCTTGCATATCTAAAGGCACGTCAGTTTTATGCTAAACTAAACAAATGCTCATTTGCACAACCGGTCGTGTATTACTTGGGACATAAGATTGATGCCCAAGGACTATCTCCTGAACCGACTAAGATTGAAGCAGTTCAATCTTGGCCAAACCCTCAGACATTAAAAGAGTTGCGGGGTTTCTTAGGCCTCACAGGTTACTACAGAAAATTTGACAAAAATTATGCAGATATTGCTGCTCCTTTGACATCTTTTTTGCAGAAGGACAAATTTGTATGGAGCTCCAGTGCTGAAAGGGCCTTTAAGGCACTGAAGCAGACCATGACTTCCTTGCCAATTTTGGCTTTGCCGAATTTTGCATTACCATTTTCAATTCATACGGATGCTTCTGGTCTTGCAATTG GGGCAAGTAACAAAGTGGCAGATGCATTGTCCAGACGACCGGGGGAAGAAGGGACAAATGAGCTTATTATGATTTAG